A genomic window from Silene latifolia isolate original U9 population chromosome Y, ASM4854445v1, whole genome shotgun sequence includes:
- the LOC141628833 gene encoding uncharacterized protein LOC141628833 — protein sequence MDQGNEYSIAKGYDTIRDKGERVQWHQFVWNKYTLPKHRFLSWIYMHKALNTKDKLCKFGISVNDTCEVCGSETETAAHLFFACVYSSRVRQLVSGLIGKNIPTDVTTDWRRGLRGSGIRRDFIIAIINACIYGIWKQRNLCKHERMLINPMKLSRQIVQEVADRTLNSEEIRGYERERVVEGFRNCT from the coding sequence ATGGATCAGGGAAATGAATATTCTATTGCTAAAGGGTATGACACCATCAGAGATAAAGGGGAGAGAGTTCAGTGGCATCAGTTTGTCTGGAATAAATATACACTCCCTAAACATAGATTTCTTTCCTGGATTTATATGCATAAAGCTCTAAACACTAAGGATAAGCTTTGTAAATTCGGGATAAGTGTCAATGATACCTGTGAGGTATGTGGTTCCGAGACTGAGACGGCTGCGCATCTGTTCTTTGCATGTGTGTATAGCTCCAGAGTCCGTCAACTAGTAAGCGGATTGATTGGAAAAAATATCCCAACTGATGTTACCACAGATTGGAGGAGAGGTTTGAGGGGTTCTGGAATTAGGAGGGACTTCATCATCGCCATCATTAATGCATGCATCTATGGCATCTGGAAGCAAAGAAACCTATGTAAACATGAACGGATGCTAATTAATCCAATGAAATTGAGCAGACAAATCGTGCAGGAGGTGGCTGATCGTACCTTGAACTCCGAGGAGATTCGGGGttacgagagagagagagtggtggAAGGATTTAGGAATTGTACCTGA